One Plasmodium cynomolgi strain B DNA, scaffold: 0406, whole genome shotgun sequence genomic region harbors:
- a CDS encoding hypothetical protein (putative): MATIEWDEKLHGFPAYAKYNEFNSKDVMHESNEFCEKKWIQDEKAKKFCRQAVSILRGIHENYNYRNRNDECVYFQHWFSDQVRRYYSNNDKYFSNYDLSNYLFDAINNFNYYNMTDKNYRCYASRNARSVKVEKDLHDYFRNFKNINCKNVSKEKCSMYYDYVKYINDIYKQRIKITCVVTHL, encoded by the exons ATGGCTACTATTGAATGG GATGAAAAATTACATGGTTTTCCTGCttatgcaaaatataatgaattcAATAGTAAGGATGTTATGCATGAATCGAATGAAttctgtgaaaaaaaatggattcagGATGAGAAAGCTAAAAAATTCTGTAGACAAGCAGTATCAATTTTAAGAGGCATAcatgaaaattacaattaCAGAAACCGTAATGATGAATGCGTTTATTTCCAACATTGGTTCAGTGATCAGGTTAGGAGATATTATAGTAACAATGATAAGTATTTTAGTAATTATGATCTTTCTAATTATCTTTTTGATGCaataaacaattttaattattataatatgacagataaaaattatagatgCTATGCTTCCCGTAATGCGAGAAGTGTTAAGGTCGAGAAAGATTTACACGATTAtttcagaaattttaaaaatattaattgtAAAAACGTAAGTAAGGAAAAATGTAGTATGTATTATGATTATGTGAAGTAtattaatgatatatataaacaacgtataaaaataacatgtgTTGTTACTCATTTG